The following are from one region of the Heptranchias perlo isolate sHepPer1 chromosome 24, sHepPer1.hap1, whole genome shotgun sequence genome:
- the bcat1 gene encoding branched-chain-amino-acid aminotransferase, cytosolic has protein sequence MEDAKHGIDGNFPQPGTDGFKVTDLEIELVQTSAEKPDPNQLVFGTVFTDHMLMIHWTLARGWEKPQIKPLQNLSLHPAVSALNYSVELFEGLKAYRGVDNKIRLFRPMQNMNRMLRSAVRSCLPNFDREELLECIKRLVEIDKEWVPYSKSASLYIRPVFIGTEPSLGVKKPTKAMIYVILSPVGPYFSTGGFSPVSLWADQKYTRAWKGGTGDCKMGGNYGASIYVQQEAKAVGCQQVLWLYGDEHEITEVGTMNLFLYWINEQGEEELATPPLDGVILPGVVRQSILDLARKWNQFRVEERSITMRDLLGALKEDRIKEIFGSGTACVVCPVGDILYKGENLHIPTMENGPKLAKRFLETLTNIQYGRTASDWTYLVV, from the exons GTGACAGACCTCGAGATTGAATTGGTTCAAACTTCAGCGGAGAAGCCGGACCCGAACCAGCTTGTGTTTGGGACGGTGTTCACTGATCACATGCTCATGATCCACTGGACGTTAGCAAGAGGCTGGGAGAAGCCACAGATTAAACCACTGCAGAATCTCTCGCTGCACCCTGCAGTATCGGCCCTCAATTATTCGGTGGAG TTATTTGAAGGGCTGAAAGCATATCGTGGAGTGGATAATAAGATTCGCCTGTTCAGACCCATGCAGAACATGAACAGGATGCTGAGATCTGCTGTTAGATCCTGTTTGCCT AATTTTGATCGGGAGGAGCTATTGGAATGCATCAAAAGGCTGGTGGAGATAGACAAAGAATGGGTGCCGTACTCAAAATCTGCCAGTCTTTACATTCGCCCAGTCTTTATTGGAACAGAG CCCTCCCTTGGAGTGAAGAAACCGACAAAAGCCATGATCTACGTGATTCTCAGTCCGGTCGGTCCTTATTTCTCCACTGGAGGCTTTTCCCCAGTGTCCCTCTGGGCAGATCAGAAGTACACTCGAGCCTGGAAAGGAGGAACGGGTGACTGCAAAATGGGAGG AAATTATGGAGCATCGATTTATGTACAACAAGAAGCCAAGGCTGTAGGTTGTCAACAGGTTTTATGGCTCTATGGAGATGAGCACGAGATAACGGAGGTTGGGACCATGAACCTGTTTCTTTACTGGATAAACGAACAAGgag AGGAAGAGCTCGCTACACCACCGCTAGATGGCGTCATATTACCTGGAGTAGTGAGGCAAAGCATTCTGGATCTTGCACGCAAGTGG aatcaaTTCCGGGTTGAGGAGCGATCTATCACCATGAGAGATCTCCTCGGTGCACTGAAGGAGGACCGGATCAAGGAGATATTTGGTTCAGGAACTGCTTGTGTCGTGTGCCCAGTAGGCGATATCTTGTACAAGGGCGAG AATCTGCATATACCAACCATGGAAAATGGACCGAAATTAGCAAAACGATTCCTTGAAACCCTTACTAACATACAA